A window from Sphingobacterium hotanense encodes these proteins:
- a CDS encoding bestrophin family protein, with amino-acid sequence MIVYNPKDWFKTISYLHNSKIFKRLLPYLIISIFVSWGLAYLELEYLKLSDRSWIKNITTVHNLLGFVLSLLLVFRTNTAYDRWWEARKQWGALTNTSRTLAIKMNAFLDPQDKVNRSFYRKSIALFAETLYTYLRSDYTKFMLDEVEHPELNALDEKKHGPNQVAALIYKKTNILYKDGKLSGDQFILINKELTALTEVTGACERIKNTPIPLGYSAFIKTFIVLYTATLPIGLVFSMGYFVTAAVPFIFYVLATLEMIGESIEDPFGSDSDDLPIEKISANIKKHTQEVLLP; translated from the coding sequence ATGATTGTTTATAACCCCAAGGACTGGTTTAAGACCATTAGTTATCTTCACAATAGCAAAATATTCAAACGTCTTTTACCCTATCTTATCATCTCTATATTTGTTTCCTGGGGGCTGGCATATCTAGAGCTAGAGTATCTGAAACTTTCTGATCGGAGCTGGATCAAGAATATTACTACCGTGCATAACCTATTGGGCTTTGTCCTGTCGTTGCTTTTAGTTTTTCGAACGAATACCGCTTATGACCGCTGGTGGGAAGCGCGCAAACAATGGGGCGCATTGACGAATACCAGCCGCACGCTTGCCATCAAGATGAATGCTTTTCTCGACCCACAAGATAAAGTAAACCGTAGCTTTTATAGAAAGTCGATTGCTTTGTTTGCCGAAACCTTGTACACCTACCTGCGTTCGGATTACACGAAGTTTATGCTGGATGAAGTGGAGCACCCGGAACTAAATGCATTGGATGAAAAGAAGCACGGCCCGAATCAGGTTGCTGCATTAATCTACAAGAAGACCAATATATTGTATAAAGATGGGAAACTTTCAGGAGATCAATTTATCCTGATCAATAAAGAATTGACAGCACTCACCGAAGTAACGGGTGCATGCGAACGCATAAAAAATACACCAATACCTTTAGGTTATAGCGCATTTATCAAAACCTTTATCGTTTTATATACAGCGACTCTACCTATTGGACTGGTATTTTCCATGGGCTATTTTGTTACTGCAGCCGTTCCATTCATATTTTATGTTCTTGCCACCTTGGAAATGATCGGCGAATCGATTGAAGACCCGTTTGGTTCAGATTCTGATGACCTCCCAATCGAGAAAATCTCGGCTAACATTAAGAAGCATACCCAGGAAGTACTTCTCCCCTAG
- a CDS encoding GH25 family lysozyme has protein sequence MQTDKQVQRKLLIWSIAIPLALVFLIFAIQHRAGISYLFVKWFEKGKIEREDLSKYDIRNKELMRRYDDKIYGIDVSQYQGDISWDEVLTIHDEFPVDFIFVRATMGERAKDRAFKENWKAIKKRNKLRGAYHYFRPNENSTKQANNFIKTVKLESGDLPPVLDIEEMPRNQSMDSLKVGLKRWLTLVENHYDIKPILYSGDKYFADFLEKEFEDYTLWIANYNFWVERPEKHWNFWQFSEKGSVRGIKGPVDLNMFTGTIEDLEELCRD, from the coding sequence GTGCAAACAGATAAACAGGTTCAACGTAAGTTGTTGATTTGGAGCATTGCCATTCCACTCGCTTTAGTGTTCCTAATTTTTGCTATCCAGCATCGCGCCGGTATATCTTATCTTTTTGTGAAATGGTTTGAGAAAGGAAAGATAGAAAGAGAGGACTTATCGAAATACGATATCCGTAATAAAGAGCTCATGCGGCGCTATGACGATAAGATTTACGGCATTGATGTCTCCCAATATCAAGGTGATATTTCCTGGGACGAAGTATTGACGATACATGACGAATTCCCGGTTGATTTTATCTTTGTCCGCGCGACGATGGGCGAGCGTGCGAAAGATCGCGCATTTAAAGAAAACTGGAAAGCGATAAAAAAAAGGAATAAGCTTCGCGGGGCATATCATTACTTCCGCCCCAATGAAAACTCAACCAAGCAGGCTAATAACTTCATTAAAACAGTGAAACTAGAGTCGGGAGACCTTCCACCGGTGTTGGATATTGAAGAAATGCCGAGAAACCAGTCGATGGACAGTCTGAAAGTAGGTCTAAAGCGCTGGCTGACGCTCGTAGAAAATCATTATGACATAAAACCAATTTTATATTCCGGAGATAAGTATTTCGCCGACTTCCTAGAAAAGGAATTCGAAGATTATACCCTGTGGATTGCTAACTATAACTTCTGGGTAGAACGACCAGAGAAGCACTGGAACTTCTGGCAGTTTTCGGAAAAAGGATCTGTTAGAGGAATAAAAGGCCCAGTCGATCTAAATATGTTTACCGGCACGATCGAAGATCTTGAAGAACTGTGTAGGGATTAG
- the trxA gene encoding thioredoxin, with protein sequence MASFNELIQGNKVVLVDFSAAWCGPCQTLAPILKEVKEEIGDSLSIIKIDVDRNQALAAKFQIQGVPTLILYKNGEQVWRQSGLLQRSELVKLIRNLR encoded by the coding sequence ATGGCAAGTTTTAATGAATTAATTCAAGGTAATAAAGTAGTACTAGTTGATTTTTCGGCAGCATGGTGTGGTCCTTGCCAGACGCTAGCACCGATATTGAAGGAAGTAAAGGAAGAAATTGGTGATTCCCTCAGCATCATCAAAATTGACGTGGATAGAAACCAGGCCTTAGCGGCAAAATTCCAAATTCAAGGAGTACCCACATTAATTCTTTACAAAAATGGCGAACAGGTGTGGCGACAAAGCGGTTTGCTACAACGAAGCGAGCTGGTGAAATTGATCCGCAATCTTCGCTAG
- a CDS encoding transposase, producing the protein MINQAKALKLIKLYQYVCDKYDSELQYYCQRFSNNNKPDFTDQEVLTIYLFSVHEEQRLRIKQIHKFASDYLMDWFPKLTSYVAFNTRINRLFDVLRSLCQSVIEDFAPEECSREFSLLDSMPIITCSGTRRAKVALEITDKSFCSTKRLWYFGLKLHALNSYNKSTLPRPESIVISKASESDLNIFKENWASIAGRTFFGDKIYRDAPFFEWFYKEKKSIMYTPIRETQGKPDCLKNRDRAYNDLFSRAVSRVRQPIESFFNWINEKTQIQNASKVRSTKGLLVHVFGKLTACFIKPIFNP; encoded by the coding sequence ATGATCAATCAGGCCAAGGCTCTAAAATTAATAAAATTATACCAGTATGTGTGTGATAAATATGACAGTGAACTGCAATATTACTGTCAGCGATTTTCAAACAATAACAAACCTGACTTTACTGATCAGGAGGTTTTGACCATCTATTTATTCAGTGTGCACGAGGAACAGCGGCTAAGGATCAAGCAGATTCATAAATTCGCCTCGGATTATCTGATGGATTGGTTTCCCAAGCTAACTTCGTACGTAGCATTCAACACCCGTATCAACCGCCTTTTTGATGTTTTGAGATCTCTCTGTCAGTCAGTTATAGAGGACTTTGCTCCAGAAGAGTGCTCCAGAGAATTTTCCCTACTGGACTCTATGCCCATCATAACCTGCAGTGGGACTAGAAGAGCAAAGGTAGCTCTGGAGATAACGGATAAAAGCTTCTGCTCAACGAAGAGGCTTTGGTATTTTGGATTAAAACTTCATGCGCTCAACAGCTATAACAAATCCACGCTGCCTCGTCCGGAAAGCATTGTAATAAGCAAGGCATCTGAAAGTGACCTGAACATATTTAAGGAGAATTGGGCATCCATCGCAGGTAGGACGTTCTTTGGTGACAAGATATACCGTGACGCCCCATTCTTCGAGTGGTTTTATAAAGAAAAGAAATCAATTATGTATACCCCGATAAGGGAAACCCAAGGAAAGCCGGATTGTTTAAAAAACAGGGATCGTGCTTATAATGATCTGTTTTCAAGAGCAGTATCTAGGGTAAGACAACCAATCGAATCCTTTTTTAATTGGATAAATGAAAAAACACAGATACAAAACGCAAGTAAGGTCAGATCTACCAAAGGACTATTAGTACATGTGTTCGGTAAATTAACAGCCTGTTTCATAAAGCCTATTTTCAACCCTTAA
- a CDS encoding hemolysin family protein: MVTEIVIILILIILNGILSASEIAIVSSRKARLQAASEKNAGAKKALELKDNPNNFLSTVQIGITLIGILTGFFSGGSISTFLAEQMNQVSFLAPYSSQIAVIVVVLTITYLSLVIGELVPKRIGMAIPEKYASFIALPMNLLSKIVKPFVWLLSVSTDFIVKLFNIKSNQNAVTEEEIKALVDEGVDSGAIEGIEHDMVDRVLSLGDKRAINLMVHRSKITYLDIQKSFEENKAYILADEHTEYPVCNGNFDHVIGVVHIKTLFKEYLTSDEPELTNLLQPIPFINENTYAYNVMQSMKTSGVMQAVVVDEYGSPQGIITMADLVGSLVGGFDSPEDDEKKTIRQREDGSYVIDGSYQLDDFIELFKIDLTEDDEDEIGNLTTVAGLVFLLLDHIPEEGEQVVYKNLEFEVLDMDGHRIDKLIVNVQGETSDETANID, encoded by the coding sequence ATGGTCACGGAAATAGTCATTATCCTAATCTTAATCATCCTAAACGGAATCCTGTCAGCATCAGAAATTGCCATTGTATCCAGCCGAAAGGCGCGCTTACAAGCGGCTAGCGAAAAAAATGCAGGTGCTAAAAAAGCATTGGAATTAAAAGATAATCCAAACAACTTCTTATCAACGGTACAGATCGGGATTACCTTAATTGGTATCTTGACAGGTTTTTTTAGTGGGGGCTCGATCTCCACCTTCCTTGCTGAGCAAATGAACCAAGTATCTTTCTTGGCGCCTTACAGCTCGCAGATTGCCGTTATTGTCGTCGTATTAACCATCACTTATCTATCGCTGGTTATCGGAGAATTAGTACCCAAGCGAATTGGTATGGCCATTCCGGAGAAGTACGCTTCTTTTATTGCTCTTCCCATGAACTTACTAAGTAAGATCGTGAAGCCCTTTGTTTGGTTATTGAGCGTCTCTACGGATTTTATTGTCAAACTATTCAACATCAAATCGAATCAGAATGCAGTAACCGAAGAAGAGATTAAGGCATTAGTGGATGAAGGAGTCGATAGCGGGGCTATTGAGGGCATTGAACATGATATGGTAGACCGCGTACTCAGTCTTGGAGATAAACGTGCTATCAATCTAATGGTACACCGATCTAAGATCACATACCTGGATATACAAAAGTCCTTCGAGGAGAACAAAGCCTATATTCTTGCAGACGAACATACAGAATACCCGGTATGTAATGGTAATTTCGACCATGTTATCGGCGTTGTGCATATCAAAACGTTATTTAAAGAGTATTTAACGAGTGATGAGCCAGAACTCACAAACCTACTGCAGCCTATCCCGTTCATCAATGAAAATACTTATGCATACAATGTCATGCAGTCTATGAAGACATCAGGCGTTATGCAAGCCGTAGTAGTTGATGAATACGGAAGTCCGCAAGGTATCATCACGATGGCTGATCTTGTCGGCTCATTAGTCGGCGGATTTGACTCGCCAGAGGATGACGAAAAGAAAACAATCCGACAACGCGAAGATGGTTCTTACGTAATCGACGGCAGTTACCAACTAGACGATTTCATCGAACTCTTCAAAATCGACCTCACCGAAGATGACGAAGACGAAATCGGAAACCTAACGACAGTCGCAGGATTAGTATTCCTCCTACTCGACCATATCCCAGAAGAAGGTGAACAAGTAGTTTACAAAAACCTCGAATTTGAAGTACTCGATATGGATGGTCACCGAATCGATAAGCTAATCGTTAATGTCCAGGGCGAAACAAGCGATGAGACGGCAAATATTGACTAG
- a CDS encoding phosphotransferase enzyme family protein, which translates to MKSEVMSTNTIENSILSAEKFKIQGNIVSSVPFGSGHINDTFKIVTDSDINEQYLLQRINHHVFRNVDGLMDNIEKVCLHLKQKLAHLGQEEVAKRTMTLIPTWDGQHYYKDENGDFWRVFILIPDTRSYDILETTDQAFSGGMAFGQFQKQLSDLDPTTIVEVLPNFHNIEFRMNNLREAIANDRAGRVAEVQDLLDYIFEREDKMRTILELGRANKLPLRITHNDTKFNNVLLDSNDQVQCVIDLDTVMPGYVAYDFGDAIRTIINSAAEDEADVSKIVLNVPLFEAFTAGYLSEAKEFLSEIEVESLIHGVHLLPYMQAVRFLTDYIDGDTYYKIGYPEHNLVRTKAQLKLVQELEANHKVLTDILAANLNSN; encoded by the coding sequence ATGAAAAGTGAAGTAATGTCAACCAATACTATAGAAAACAGCATTTTATCAGCAGAAAAATTTAAGATCCAAGGAAATATTGTATCCTCGGTGCCTTTTGGTTCAGGACATATTAATGATACCTTCAAGATCGTTACTGATTCCGATATAAACGAACAATACTTACTTCAACGCATCAATCACCACGTTTTTCGCAATGTCGATGGATTGATGGATAATATCGAGAAGGTATGTCTCCATTTGAAACAGAAACTTGCGCATTTAGGGCAGGAAGAAGTTGCTAAGCGTACCATGACTTTAATCCCGACTTGGGATGGACAGCATTACTATAAAGACGAGAACGGTGATTTCTGGCGTGTGTTTATCTTGATTCCAGATACGCGCAGTTATGATATTTTGGAGACTACGGATCAAGCGTTTTCTGGCGGTATGGCTTTTGGCCAATTTCAGAAGCAGTTGAGCGATTTGGATCCTACAACCATTGTTGAAGTACTTCCTAACTTTCATAATATTGAATTCCGCATGAACAACCTTCGCGAAGCGATTGCTAACGATCGTGCAGGTCGAGTTGCGGAGGTTCAAGACTTATTGGATTACATCTTCGAGCGTGAAGACAAAATGCGTACGATACTTGAATTAGGACGCGCAAATAAATTACCGCTTCGTATCACGCATAACGACACGAAATTCAACAATGTTTTGTTGGACAGCAACGATCAGGTGCAATGCGTTATCGACCTAGATACGGTGATGCCAGGCTATGTGGCTTATGATTTTGGCGATGCCATTCGCACAATTATCAATTCGGCGGCAGAGGATGAAGCGGATGTTTCAAAAATCGTGTTAAATGTTCCGTTATTTGAGGCTTTCACGGCGGGTTACCTGTCTGAAGCTAAGGAGTTTTTAAGCGAAATTGAAGTGGAGTCATTGATACATGGCGTTCATTTATTGCCATACATGCAGGCCGTTCGTTTTTTAACGGATTATATAGATGGCGATACATACTATAAAATCGGATATCCGGAACATAATTTAGTGCGTACGAAAGCGCAATTGAAATTAGTTCAGGAATTAGAAGCAAATCATAAAGTTTTAACTGATATATTAGCAGCGAACTTAAATTCGAACTAG
- a CDS encoding carbohydrate-binding family 9-like protein — protein sequence MKTLEIEKVDFQESAGDYASLAKNMNSLAWHDIAAAPWKSEFPYIPKVQFQVGYSDQDILLHYSVEEEFVKGQYIRPNENVWEDSCVEFFVSFDNRETYYNVEFNVLGVGLVGYGTSIKSNRNRLSAEEILQINAYSSVRTVAGKKSWQQILQIPFHIFKANAEELQGKKAYANFYKCGDALPNPHFIAWNDIDNPTPNFHLPQYFGEVTFK from the coding sequence ATGAAGACCCTTGAGATTGAGAAAGTAGACTTTCAGGAATCGGCAGGCGATTACGCGTCGTTAGCCAAGAATATGAATTCTTTAGCATGGCATGACATCGCTGCCGCGCCGTGGAAATCAGAATTCCCTTACATTCCGAAAGTGCAATTTCAAGTTGGCTATAGCGATCAGGATATTCTACTTCACTATTCCGTTGAGGAGGAGTTTGTCAAAGGTCAATATATCCGTCCGAATGAAAATGTTTGGGAGGATAGCTGTGTTGAGTTTTTTGTGTCTTTTGACAATAGAGAAACCTACTATAACGTAGAATTCAATGTGTTAGGGGTGGGGCTCGTGGGCTATGGAACTTCTATCAAATCGAATAGAAATCGATTAAGTGCGGAAGAGATTCTTCAGATAAACGCATACTCTTCCGTTCGAACAGTGGCCGGTAAAAAGAGTTGGCAGCAAATTCTGCAGATTCCTTTTCATATTTTCAAGGCTAATGCTGAGGAATTACAAGGCAAAAAGGCATATGCAAATTTCTACAAATGTGGAGATGCTTTACCAAATCCACATTTTATAGCTTGGAACGATATTGATAACCCGACGCCGAATTTCCATTTGCCACAGTATTTCGGTGAAGTAACTTTCAAATAA
- a CDS encoding NADPH-dependent FMN reductase has translation MEKIQVGLFVGSLRKESFNKKIANHLISIAPEGYEYKIIEIGQLPFYNEDLEGDKLPDSYKSFRAEVEALDAVIFVTPEYNRSVPAVLKNAIDVASRPYGKGKWGKKPGAVISSSIGAIGGFGANHHLRQSLVFVDIPAMAQPEAYIGNAAKLFDEQGKLTNEDTAKFLKDYVAAFSEWVEKSVKK, from the coding sequence ATGGAAAAGATACAAGTTGGCTTATTTGTCGGAAGTTTAAGAAAAGAATCATTCAACAAAAAGATCGCAAATCACTTGATTAGCATAGCGCCGGAGGGATATGAATATAAAATCATCGAAATCGGACAGTTGCCATTTTATAATGAAGATTTAGAGGGTGATAAACTGCCGGATAGCTACAAGTCGTTCCGTGCAGAGGTGGAAGCCCTCGACGCTGTGATTTTTGTGACGCCAGAATACAATCGTTCGGTGCCTGCGGTACTGAAAAACGCAATCGACGTCGCATCACGCCCTTACGGAAAAGGCAAATGGGGTAAAAAACCAGGTGCCGTGATCAGTTCATCCATTGGAGCAATCGGTGGATTTGGAGCAAACCATCATCTACGTCAATCCTTAGTCTTTGTCGATATCCCTGCGATGGCGCAGCCTGAAGCTTACATTGGAAATGCTGCTAAACTCTTCGACGAGCAAGGTAAATTGACGAATGAAGACACTGCAAAATTCCTAAAGGACTATGTCGCGGCCTTCAGCGAATGGGTTGAAAAATCCGTAAAGAAATAA
- a CDS encoding ligase-associated DNA damage response DEXH box helicase, whose translation MKNELADVWFYNQGWEPHDFQKQCWKEIAANRSGILNAPTGYGKTFAIWFGVIQHYYSDAYQAKLEKQRKRGLHALWITPLRALSKEIHRVTEGVSLDLDLDYQIELRTGDTSTAIRQKQRKNPPKALITTPESVHLILATKQGQDFFKQLEFIVVDEWHELLGSKRGVLIELALSRLKSINPNLKIWGISATIGNLEQAKDILLGASNSGVMVKAQINKKIDIQTILPDSLEKFPWAGHLGIRLLDKVVDVVNQYGTTLIFTNTRSQAEIWYQQIISNYPEFAGLLAIHHGSLSDEVRMWVEEALHAGRLKAVVCTSSLDLGVDFRPVDCVIQIGSPKGVARFLQRAGRSGHRPDATSIIYYVPTNSLEIIEGDSLKFAVKEKIVEQRIPYIRSFDVLTQYLMTLAVGDGFDPQQIYQEITNTHCFESVSQEEFDQCMSLLLHGGSSLKAYDDFHRLELVDGLYKVTSRKLAMRHRLSIGAIVSDLMMRVKFLSGKHLGSIEESFISKLNVGDVFWFSGRQLELIQVIANDAIVKPSQKKKGVVPSWMGGRFAISPDLGIAIRHSFSSIHKKSGQSPEIKFLQPLFKEQERVSGLPKEDELLVEYTETRYGFHLFLYPFDGKLVHEGMAQVIAYRLGQISPATFSIATNEYGIELLSDTAYELNEDILKQIFSPHKLHADINSGINVQEMARRRFRDIAGIAGLVFQGFPGKQMKSKHLQANAGLFFSVFSEYEPNNLLLRESYDEVFDFQLEEGRMIKAFERIDSHRIIFRKPEKLTPFAFPIFSESFRERYSNEDWQSKLEKIKMQLIDG comes from the coding sequence ATGAAGAACGAACTTGCGGACGTTTGGTTTTATAATCAGGGTTGGGAACCTCATGATTTTCAAAAACAGTGTTGGAAGGAGATTGCAGCAAATCGTTCGGGGATTTTAAATGCCCCTACCGGATATGGTAAGACCTTTGCCATCTGGTTTGGCGTTATACAGCATTATTATTCGGATGCCTATCAGGCAAAATTAGAAAAACAGCGTAAGCGAGGGCTGCATGCGTTGTGGATTACTCCATTGCGGGCTTTGTCGAAAGAGATACATCGGGTAACGGAAGGGGTTTCTTTGGATCTGGATTTGGACTATCAAATAGAGCTTCGCACGGGTGACACGAGCACTGCTATTCGGCAGAAACAACGAAAGAATCCGCCGAAAGCATTGATTACTACACCTGAGAGTGTTCACTTAATCTTAGCGACGAAACAGGGTCAGGACTTCTTTAAGCAACTGGAATTTATCGTGGTTGATGAATGGCACGAGCTTCTAGGATCTAAAAGAGGCGTGTTGATCGAACTAGCGTTGAGCAGACTGAAGAGCATTAATCCGAATTTAAAGATCTGGGGCATTTCGGCTACTATTGGGAATCTTGAGCAAGCTAAGGATATTCTATTAGGGGCATCGAACAGCGGCGTAATGGTGAAGGCGCAGATCAATAAGAAGATCGATATACAGACAATCCTCCCGGACAGCTTGGAGAAATTCCCTTGGGCGGGGCATTTAGGTATTCGGCTGTTGGATAAAGTGGTCGATGTTGTCAATCAATACGGAACCACGCTTATTTTTACCAATACGCGTTCGCAAGCTGAGATTTGGTATCAGCAGATTATCTCGAATTATCCGGAGTTTGCGGGCTTGCTGGCAATTCATCATGGATCTTTGAGCGATGAAGTACGTATGTGGGTGGAAGAGGCTTTGCATGCCGGAAGGCTCAAGGCAGTGGTATGTACAAGTAGTTTGGATTTAGGCGTTGATTTTAGGCCCGTAGACTGCGTAATTCAGATTGGGTCGCCCAAAGGGGTAGCTAGGTTTTTGCAGCGCGCAGGGCGCTCCGGACACCGTCCGGATGCAACGTCCATTATTTACTATGTTCCAACAAACTCGTTGGAGATAATTGAAGGAGATTCCCTTAAATTCGCTGTAAAAGAAAAGATTGTCGAACAGCGAATCCCCTATATACGCTCATTTGATGTGTTGACCCAATACTTGATGACATTAGCAGTTGGCGATGGATTTGACCCTCAGCAGATTTATCAAGAGATCACAAATACCCATTGCTTCGAGTCGGTCAGCCAGGAAGAGTTCGATCAATGTATGAGTTTGCTATTGCATGGCGGTAGTAGCTTGAAGGCATACGATGATTTCCACCGTTTGGAATTAGTCGACGGTCTTTACAAAGTGACGTCCAGGAAACTTGCCATGCGACATCGACTGTCCATTGGAGCTATTGTATCGGATTTGATGATGCGCGTAAAGTTCTTATCGGGGAAACACTTGGGATCGATAGAAGAGTCGTTTATTTCTAAATTGAATGTTGGCGATGTATTTTGGTTTTCTGGTCGTCAGTTGGAATTGATTCAGGTAATCGCTAATGATGCGATCGTCAAACCTTCGCAAAAGAAAAAAGGAGTCGTGCCTTCCTGGATGGGTGGTCGTTTTGCGATATCACCAGATTTGGGAATTGCAATCCGACATAGCTTCAGCAGTATTCACAAGAAGTCTGGACAGTCTCCGGAGATTAAGTTTCTCCAGCCACTATTCAAGGAACAGGAGCGCGTATCGGGTCTCCCGAAAGAAGATGAGCTATTGGTGGAATACACAGAAACGAGATATGGCTTTCATTTATTTTTGTATCCGTTTGATGGTAAGCTGGTTCATGAAGGAATGGCTCAGGTTATCGCTTATAGGCTTGGGCAGATTAGTCCGGCAACATTCAGTATCGCTACGAATGAATATGGGATTGAGTTATTGAGTGATACGGCATACGAGCTCAATGAGGATATATTGAAACAGATCTTTTCACCCCATAAACTGCATGCGGATATCAATTCCGGAATCAATGTGCAGGAGATGGCAAGACGAAGGTTTAGGGATATTGCAGGGATTGCAGGATTAGTTTTTCAAGGTTTCCCCGGAAAACAGATGAAGAGCAAGCATCTACAAGCTAATGCGGGTCTTTTCTTTTCAGTATTTTCAGAATATGAGCCAAACAACTTACTTTTGCGTGAATCTTACGATGAGGTCTTTGATTTTCAGCTCGAAGAGGGCAGGATGATTAAAGCATTCGAGCGTATTGATAGTCACCGGATAATCTTTCGGAAGCCGGAGAAACTAACACCCTTTGCATTTCCTATTTTCTCCGAGTCGTTTCGCGAGCGATATAGCAATGAGGATTGGCAAAGCAAATTGGAAAAAATTAAAATGCAGTTGATAGATGGCTAA
- the pdeM gene encoding ligase-associated DNA damage response endonuclease PdeM: MAKKLVLNGLDCFLLPQKAMYIAKYQLLVVSDWHLGKLKHFRKEGFFVPAPNVTEELGRLDILLNELEVKQVVFLGDLFHSKLNSDWEQFCIYTKAKPHITFTLTKGNHDILEDAHLERSALRIVDHLLLEEGLVLSHEPLLGLDSHIINVVGHIHPGCQVFLAGRQSFRLPCFHLENRVLTLPAFGKFTGLHILPKTSLTKVYAIVDQSVLELP, translated from the coding sequence ATGGCTAAGAAGCTTGTGTTGAATGGATTGGATTGTTTTTTGTTGCCGCAAAAAGCCATGTATATCGCAAAGTATCAGTTGCTTGTTGTTTCGGATTGGCACTTGGGTAAGTTGAAGCATTTTAGAAAAGAGGGCTTCTTTGTTCCAGCTCCGAATGTTACGGAGGAATTAGGTAGGCTAGATATATTACTTAATGAATTAGAGGTCAAGCAGGTCGTGTTCTTAGGTGATCTCTTTCATTCCAAATTGAATTCGGACTGGGAGCAGTTCTGTATATATACGAAAGCTAAGCCGCATATTACCTTCACTTTGACCAAAGGTAATCATGATATTTTGGAGGATGCGCATTTGGAAAGATCCGCACTCCGCATCGTTGACCATTTGCTCTTGGAAGAAGGGCTGGTATTGTCTCACGAACCGCTGCTAGGTCTTGATAGTCATATCATCAATGTGGTTGGCCACATACACCCGGGCTGCCAGGTGTTTTTAGCAGGTCGACAGAGCTTTCGGCTCCCTTGTTTCCATCTAGAAAATAGAGTGCTGACTTTACCGGCATTCGGAAAGTTTACCGGTTTGCATATTCTTCCTAAGACAAGCTTGACTAAGGTATATGCCATCGTAGACCAATCTGTGTTGGAGCTTCCTTAG